AGCAGGCAATAAAGCTGCTCCCTGAAGCTTCTTTTTATTTCTTCAAGTGTAATCATGTTGGGCTTGAATCCCCTGATCCCGCCGATTGTACCAGCAACATATGCGCGTTCCTTGGCAGCTTTTTTGGCAATCCTTGCTGCAGCACTGTTAATCTCCTTAACGGAGTCTTCCAGTCCATATCGCTGAAGCTTCAAATAATTCGCCGCATACGTATTTGTTTGGATCAATTCAGCCCCTGCGCCTATGTATGCTTCATGGATGTGCTGGATCTGTTCAGATTGTGATAAATTTAATTCCTCAAAACAGCTGTCGGTACCATAGGAGTACAGAAGAGTTCCCATCGCGCCATCTGCTATGATGATTTCATTCTTTAATTTATTTAGGAAACTCAAAATATCACCCCCGCTGTAAAATCGAATGTTTTGTTTTTCCGGCAGCAGATAAAGCTGCCTTGAAATCTTCTATAATATCATCTGCGCTCTCCAGGCCAACAGATAGACGAAGAAGACTGTCCGTTATTCCGCGCTGCTCCCGTTCGGATGCTGGCATGGCTGCATGTGACATTTTTGCAGGGTAGGAGAGGATGGATTCAACAGCTCCCAGACTTACTGCAAAAACAGGTATTTTCGCATTTTCAACAAATGTTCTCATCGATAGCTCATCTTCAAGCTCAAAAGATAGGACGGCACCTGCGTTCACAGCCTGCATTTTCTGGATTTTATATCCGGGATGATCTGCAAAACCTGGATAATGCACCTTCTTAACAGATGGGTGATCATTAAGGAAACCAGCAATTTTCTTAGCTGATTTCACAGACTGATCAAGCCTGACCTGCAGCGTTTTAATGCCTCTCAGCACAAGCCACGCATCCTGAACACCCAAAACGGCTCCAAAGGAGTTCTGGAGAAAAGCAAGTCTTGCACCTAAATCCGGATCTTTCACAACCGCTAGGCCAGCCACGACGTCGCTGTGTCCGGATAAAAATTTGGTTGCGCTGTGCAGCACTATATCTGCACCTAAAGAAAGCGGTTTTTGAAGGGCAGGGGTCAGGAAGGTATTATCCACAAATGTCAAGGCTCCATGCTGTCTTGCAAGTGAACTGATGGCCTGTATATCTGTCACTTTCAGCAGCGGGTTGGAAGGAGTCTCTACATAGAAAACTTTCGTGTTGGGACGGATTGCTTCTTTTACTTCCTCAAGATTTGTCATATCAACAAATGTGTGCTCAATGCCAAAGCGGGACAGGACTTCTGTTGTCATTCGATAGGTTCCGCCATATACATCTTCTGTAATGACAACATGATCTCCCTGAGATAAGAGGAGGAATGCTGTAGAAATGGCAGCCATTCCAGAAGAAAAGGCAAACCCTCTAATACCTTCTTCAAGCTCCGCGATGACTTCTTCAAGTGCTTCCCTTGTTGGATTCAGGCTGCGGCTGTAATCATATTTTCCGAACACATCAATATCTTTTTGATGAAAAGTGGAGGCATGCTGGATCGGTACACTGACAGCTCCTGTTTCCGGGTCGAATTTTTGATTATTGTGAAGTAATTTCGTTTGGAATGTGTAATTCGAACTCATCGTACTGCCTCCTTAACAACCTTAGCAAAAGCATGTTCAAGATCCGCCTTCAAATCTTCTGCATTTTCTATTCCAACCGAGAAACGCAGAAGCCTATTACAGACACCGGTTTCAATACGGATTTCTTCAGGAATGTCCGCATGTGTCTGGGTTGCTGGATAAGTTATGAAACTCTCGACTCCTCCAAGGCTTTCAGCAAAGGAGATAAGGGAGAGGCTCTGCAGAAATGGATTCACCCAGGATTCATCCTTGATTCGGAATGATATCATTCCGCCCTTGCCGGGATAAAGGACATCTGTTACTGCATCGTGGCCCGATAAAAATTCTGCTAATTCCTTCGCATTTTCTTCATGACGTTCCATGCGGAGAGAGAGTGTCTTCATCCCTCTGATCAACAGCCATGAATCAAAAGGGCTAAGGACAGCACCTGCGGCATTGTGGTTCATCGCCAGTGCCTCACATAACTCTTTGCCTTTTGCAACAATTAATCCGGCAAGGACATCATTATGCCCGCCAAGATACTTGGTTGCACTATGGATCACAATATCAGCTCCAAGCTTTAACGGCTGCTGAAGGAGAGGGGTATAAAACGTGTTATCAACTATAAGGAGGATATTATGCTTTTGGGCAATGTCTGCTATCAATTGAATGTCAGTCTGTTCCATAAGCGGATTAGTTGGAGTCTCCAGAAATATTGCCTTGGTCTTTTCCGTGATTAATAGTTCAACATCTTCGGAATTGCTGGTATTTACATATTTGCACTGAAGTCCCCACTTCTTGAAGCCCTGTTCAAGCAGACGATATGTACCGCCATATAAATCCTTTGATACAATCCATTCATCTCCGGATTTAAAAAGAGAAAGAATGGTAAGAATTGCGGCCATTCCAGAACTGCAGGCATAGCCTTGGTCGCCTTCTTCCAGATCGGCGATTGCCTCCTCAAGCAGCTGGCGGGTAGGGTTGCCTGTTCTGCTATAGTCAAAGCCAGTTGACTGGCCAATGCCTTCATGGCGATATGCCGTGGAAAAATATACGGGCGGGTTGACAGCACCTGTTGCTGACTCGCTCCTGTTTCCGATTTGCGCTAATCTGGTGTCAATATTATACATGCTTGTAACCACTCCTTATAAAAAATAAAAAAAGCCTTCTATAAGAAGAAGACTTTTTAATGTGATCAGCCATTCTTCTTATCTTTCAAGTTTTAGAAACTTGCAGGAATTAGCACCTTTTCAATCAAAAAAATGATTGCTGGTTGCTGAGGCGTCGTCGGGCCTTACCCTCGACCTCTCTGGATAAGAAATCAAATATTAAATTTTCTCTAAACTTTACTACAGTAAACCGCTAATCGTCAACACTTTTTTGAATATTTTATGTTATAAAAAATATCCGACCAGGTATCTTGGGTCCTTTTGCCCTCAGTCTCCATTTTTTAGGGGGAATGAGGAAAATTTTGAACAAAAAAACTTCCCATCAGATTCTGGAAAGTTTTTTTGGGGTATTCATTCTTCAATCAAATCGTTAACCGGCACATCCATTTCTTTTTCAGAATCTGCTTTTGTGTAAACACGTGCTGTCTTAGTCTGCTCATCTACATGCTGAATGATGATCGGGATGCCATTCAAAGTAACACTGTGCATTTCAGCAGACTCAGCAATCTCTTTTGCTCTGCCAATATTCATGGAAAAACCTCCTGAATTTGAATAATTTTAATGTGTCTTAAAAATACACAAATTATTCTTTTGAAAAAAACCTGGCATAAAATGTTAGAAGGGGATCACTTTAAAGTTCAGAATATTTGTTTTATAATGAACGTAAATGAAATTTTTCTTGGAGGGGAGCTAATATGCGTGAACATAGCCACTGCCGCCACCGGTTTGCGGAATCCGAGGGTCCAGCAGTATTCCAGACCATGGATGGCATTGAAGTAAATGTTTCTGGTTCCAT
This window of the Cytobacillus pseudoceanisediminis genome carries:
- the metC gene encoding cystathionine beta-lyase → MSSNYTFQTKLLHNNQKFDPETGAVSVPIQHASTFHQKDIDVFGKYDYSRSLNPTREALEEVIAELEEGIRGFAFSSGMAAISTAFLLLSQGDHVVITEDVYGGTYRMTTEVLSRFGIEHTFVDMTNLEEVKEAIRPNTKVFYVETPSNPLLKVTDIQAISSLARQHGALTFVDNTFLTPALQKPLSLGADIVLHSATKFLSGHSDVVAGLAVVKDPDLGARLAFLQNSFGAVLGVQDAWLVLRGIKTLQVRLDQSVKSAKKIAGFLNDHPSVKKVHYPGFADHPGYKIQKMQAVNAGAVLSFELEDELSMRTFVENAKIPVFAVSLGAVESILSYPAKMSHAAMPASEREQRGITDSLLRLSVGLESADDIIEDFKAALSAAGKTKHSILQRG
- a CDS encoding methionine biosynthesis PLP-dependent protein is translated as MYNIDTRLAQIGNRSESATGAVNPPVYFSTAYRHEGIGQSTGFDYSRTGNPTRQLLEEAIADLEEGDQGYACSSGMAAILTILSLFKSGDEWIVSKDLYGGTYRLLEQGFKKWGLQCKYVNTSNSEDVELLITEKTKAIFLETPTNPLMEQTDIQLIADIAQKHNILLIVDNTFYTPLLQQPLKLGADIVIHSATKYLGGHNDVLAGLIVAKGKELCEALAMNHNAAGAVLSPFDSWLLIRGMKTLSLRMERHEENAKELAEFLSGHDAVTDVLYPGKGGMISFRIKDESWVNPFLQSLSLISFAESLGGVESFITYPATQTHADIPEEIRIETGVCNRLLRFSVGIENAEDLKADLEHAFAKVVKEAVR
- a CDS encoding H-type small acid-soluble spore protein — protein: MNIGRAKEIAESAEMHSVTLNGIPIIIQHVDEQTKTARVYTKADSEKEMDVPVNDLIEE